The following coding sequences lie in one Pseudomonas svalbardensis genomic window:
- a CDS encoding response regulator transcription factor codes for MAGVTEHVVYVVDDDQGMLDSTVWLLESVGLKALPFTSGVEFLNACDATLDACVLLDVRMPGMGGLNVQEEMRTRELNLPIIFVSGHADVPIVVRAFKAGAHDFIEKPYNEQLLLDSVQQALSNCAVNRSGNQGHEALQARLLTLTPRERDVLLPLVQGYTTREIAEQLGVSAKTVDLYRSRVMKRMQANTLPDLVGMAIAAELVDPLKLR; via the coding sequence ATGGCAGGTGTGACGGAGCACGTGGTGTATGTGGTCGACGACGATCAAGGCATGCTCGACTCAACGGTCTGGTTATTGGAATCGGTAGGGCTCAAGGCCTTGCCGTTTACCAGTGGCGTGGAGTTTCTCAATGCTTGTGATGCCACGCTCGATGCCTGCGTGCTGCTCGATGTTCGCATGCCCGGCATGGGCGGTTTGAACGTGCAGGAAGAAATGCGCACACGTGAGCTGAACCTGCCGATCATTTTCGTCAGCGGGCACGCGGATGTGCCGATCGTGGTTCGCGCCTTCAAGGCGGGCGCCCATGACTTCATCGAGAAGCCCTATAACGAGCAATTGCTGCTGGACAGCGTGCAACAGGCGCTCAGTAACTGCGCAGTAAACCGCTCAGGCAATCAGGGCCACGAAGCCTTGCAGGCGCGCTTGCTGACACTGACCCCACGGGAGCGCGATGTCTTGCTGCCGCTGGTCCAGGGTTACACCACCCGTGAGATCGCTGAGCAACTGGGCGTGAGCGCAAAAACCGTCGACCTGTATCGCTCGCGGGTGATGAAACGCATGCAGGCCAATACCTTGCCGGATCTGGTGGGCATGGCCATCGCCGCT
- a CDS encoding PAS domain-containing sensor histidine kinase — protein sequence MTLTPVRLHSWLRLQREGVSLAARADALCRALQDCPEVRRAVYLSWQSNARIYSHEGAAQHFPPGLGDPSLASDQRLFDRLVEAGRLDLAQVRQLDCWLAGRLRRAAISHGQVFDLALQPGQPGLLLVEVCEGVSLDWLGWVQDLLTTLLSSVNGMLRGSPLLGHDPQPSLLLDAQGRPLEFNAALLALLAEKPLTDVLGFLPVNHRVLVRACLDQQRAIDGVEAQFEAQILIWTFIPDPQDNRVLARCRDATAQVLAEREAATARRLYRLIIENTTDLISRHTPDGRFLDASPASWTLLGYWPEELRGQMAQGLFHGQDLASLVQRARDALEQDGYHTMTYRIRHRDGHYLWFETASRAIRETYTGTVVEVVSVSRDITARVQAEENKRRLAEVVEANTDPVLFIDPEGQVTYLNPAARRILGIDEQQPMPALAELFASADLARLQRDGWSSAERDGVWSTDARLQPPGGGTSVPVSLVLLAHRSAGGERYYSLVARDMTERELREVQQRRHQDELAHTARLVTLGELASGIAHEINQPLAAVVNYANASQRYLQTLDSNPQAAARVAQGLERITHHATHASEVIRRLRAFLRKGQRRMQALNFADVAREAVRLCAWEASNCQVTIEDCLPDNLPPIYADRVLLEQVLLNLLRNAIDANREQHPGQPSLIVMAAGQGGGATVEISVQDQGPGVSEPELEQIFTPFYTSKADGLGLGLSMSRSIIEGFGGELQARRQPVGLLMCCRLPLAGPTKQQQE from the coding sequence ATGACCCTGACTCCCGTTCGATTGCACAGCTGGTTGCGCCTGCAGCGCGAGGGTGTGTCTCTGGCCGCCCGGGCCGATGCGTTGTGCCGTGCGCTGCAGGATTGCCCCGAGGTGCGCCGGGCGGTTTACCTGAGTTGGCAATCCAATGCGAGGATTTACAGCCACGAGGGCGCCGCCCAGCATTTTCCACCGGGGCTGGGCGACCCTTCGCTGGCCAGCGATCAGCGGCTGTTTGATCGGCTGGTCGAGGCGGGGCGACTGGACCTGGCTCAAGTACGTCAACTCGATTGCTGGTTGGCCGGGCGACTGCGTCGGGCGGCTATCAGCCATGGCCAGGTGTTTGATCTGGCTTTGCAACCGGGGCAGCCGGGGTTGTTGCTGGTGGAAGTGTGCGAGGGCGTGAGTCTTGATTGGCTGGGTTGGGTGCAGGACTTGCTGACGACCTTGCTGAGCAGCGTCAACGGTATGCTGCGCGGCTCGCCGCTGTTGGGTCACGATCCACAGCCGAGTCTTTTGCTCGATGCGCAGGGCCGGCCGCTGGAATTCAATGCCGCGCTGTTGGCACTGCTCGCCGAAAAGCCGCTGACTGATGTGCTGGGTTTTCTGCCGGTCAATCACCGGGTGCTGGTCCGTGCCTGCCTCGACCAGCAACGCGCCATCGACGGGGTCGAAGCCCAGTTCGAAGCGCAGATCCTGATCTGGACGTTTATCCCCGATCCCCAGGACAACCGTGTGCTCGCCCGTTGCCGCGATGCCACTGCACAAGTGCTGGCCGAGCGTGAAGCCGCCACGGCACGGCGGCTGTACCGGCTGATCATCGAGAACACCACCGACCTGATTTCCCGACACACACCGGACGGACGCTTTCTGGATGCCTCGCCTGCGTCCTGGACATTGCTCGGCTACTGGCCGGAAGAATTGCGCGGGCAAATGGCCCAGGGTTTGTTCCATGGTCAGGACCTGGCCAGCCTGGTGCAGCGCGCGCGGGATGCCCTGGAGCAGGACGGTTATCACACAATGACGTATCGCATTCGTCATCGAGACGGGCATTACCTGTGGTTCGAAACCGCCAGCCGGGCGATTCGTGAGACCTACACCGGGACGGTGGTTGAAGTGGTCAGCGTGTCCCGGGACATCACCGCCCGGGTGCAAGCCGAGGAGAACAAGCGGCGTCTGGCGGAGGTCGTCGAGGCCAACACCGATCCGGTGTTGTTCATCGACCCCGAGGGGCAAGTCACTTACCTCAACCCGGCGGCGCGGCGCATTCTCGGGATCGACGAGCAACAACCGATGCCGGCGTTGGCAGAATTATTCGCCAGCGCCGACCTGGCACGTCTGCAGCGTGATGGCTGGAGCAGCGCCGAACGCGACGGTGTCTGGAGCACCGATGCGCGATTGCAGCCACCGGGTGGCGGCACTTCCGTGCCGGTATCGCTGGTGCTGTTGGCGCACCGTTCGGCCGGCGGCGAGCGCTATTACTCCTTGGTTGCGCGGGACATGACCGAGCGTGAACTGCGTGAGGTGCAACAGCGCCGCCATCAGGACGAACTGGCCCACACCGCGCGGTTGGTTACCCTGGGTGAATTGGCCTCGGGCATCGCTCACGAAATCAACCAGCCGTTGGCGGCGGTGGTCAATTACGCAAATGCCAGCCAGCGCTATTTACAGACGCTGGATTCAAATCCCCAGGCCGCCGCCCGAGTGGCGCAAGGTCTGGAACGCATTACCCATCACGCCACGCATGCCTCGGAAGTGATCAGACGTTTGCGCGCGTTTCTGCGCAAGGGACAGCGCCGGATGCAGGCCCTGAATTTTGCCGACGTCGCCCGCGAGGCCGTGCGTTTGTGTGCCTGGGAAGCGAGCAATTGCCAAGTGACAATCGAGGATTGCCTGCCGGATAATCTGCCGCCGATTTATGCCGACCGGGTGCTGCTGGAGCAGGTGCTGCTCAATCTGTTGCGCAATGCCATCGACGCCAACCGCGAACAACATCCGGGGCAACCTTCGCTGATCGTGATGGCTGCGGGGCAGGGCGGTGGTGCAACCGTGGAAATCAGTGTGCAAGACCAGGGGCCAGGCGTCAGCGAGCCCGAACTGGAGCAGATATTTACCCCGTTCTATACCAGCAAGGCCGATGGCCTGGGACTTGGCTTGTCCATGAGCCGCAGCATCATCGAAGGTTTTGGTGGCGAATTGCAGGCCCGACGCCAACCTGTCGGGCTGCTGATGTGCTGCCGCCTGCCGCTGGCCGGCCCAACAAAACAACAACAGGAATAA
- a CDS encoding acyl-CoA synthetase has product MSIYEQGLGPAAVNHIALSPLSFIERTASVYPNYPAVIHGSIRRTWAQTYTRCRRLASALAGRGIGKNDTVAVMLPNIPEMLEVHFGVPMIGAVLNPLNVRLDAEAIAFMLQHGEAKVLITDREFHDVIHAAIGMLDHPPLVIDVNDPEYGEGQAVSDLDYEALLAEGDPAFAWQWPANEWQAISLNYTSGTTGNPKGVVYHHRGAYLNSLGNQMTWAMGNHPVYLWTLPMFHCNGWCYPWIITAMAGVHVFLRRVDPQKILTLIREHQVTHLCAAPIVLNALVNMPESAKAAIDHPVNAMVAGAAPPAKVIGAVEEMGIKVTHVYGLTETYGPVTLCAWHAEWDELPLDERAQIKSRQGVRYPTLEGVMVGDSKTLEPTPRDGQTIGEIFMRGNTVMKGYLKNPTATAEAFEGGWFHTGDLAVCHPNGYVEIKDRLKDIIISGGENISTIELEGVLYRHPAVMEAAVVARPDEKWGETPCAFITLKADHQDVREADIISFCREHLAGFKVPRTVVFTLLPKTSTGKIQKYVLRDRAKAL; this is encoded by the coding sequence ATGTCGATCTATGAACAAGGGCTAGGCCCTGCGGCTGTCAATCATATTGCCTTGTCTCCGCTCAGCTTCATCGAGCGCACCGCCAGCGTTTACCCTAACTACCCCGCCGTCATCCATGGTTCTATTCGCCGCACCTGGGCGCAGACCTACACCCGCTGCCGCCGTCTGGCTTCGGCGCTGGCCGGTCGCGGCATCGGCAAGAACGACACGGTGGCCGTGATGCTGCCCAACATTCCCGAGATGCTTGAAGTGCACTTCGGCGTGCCGATGATTGGCGCGGTGCTCAACCCGCTCAACGTGCGTCTGGATGCCGAAGCCATCGCCTTCATGCTGCAGCATGGTGAAGCCAAGGTGCTGATTACCGACCGCGAGTTCCATGATGTGATCCACGCGGCGATCGGCATGCTCGATCACCCGCCGCTGGTCATCGACGTCAATGATCCGGAATACGGCGAAGGTCAGGCTGTCAGCGATCTGGACTATGAAGCGCTGTTGGCCGAAGGCGATCCGGCCTTCGCCTGGCAGTGGCCGGCGAACGAATGGCAAGCCATCTCGCTGAATTACACCTCAGGCACCACCGGCAACCCCAAAGGCGTGGTGTACCACCATCGCGGTGCTTATCTGAACTCGTTGGGCAACCAGATGACCTGGGCCATGGGCAACCACCCGGTGTACCTCTGGACCCTGCCGATGTTCCATTGCAACGGTTGGTGCTACCCGTGGATCATCACTGCCATGGCCGGTGTGCATGTGTTCCTGCGCCGTGTCGATCCACAAAAAATCCTCACGCTGATCCGCGAGCATCAGGTCACCCATCTGTGCGCCGCGCCGATCGTGCTCAATGCCTTGGTCAACATGCCGGAATCGGCTAAAGCGGCGATCGATCACCCGGTCAACGCGATGGTCGCCGGTGCCGCACCACCGGCCAAAGTGATCGGTGCCGTGGAAGAAATGGGCATCAAGGTCACCCACGTGTATGGCCTGACCGAAACCTATGGTCCGGTGACGCTCTGCGCTTGGCATGCCGAATGGGATGAGTTGCCGCTGGACGAACGGGCGCAAATCAAATCCCGTCAGGGCGTGCGCTACCCGACGCTCGAAGGCGTGATGGTCGGCGACTCGAAGACACTGGAGCCGACCCCGCGGGATGGTCAGACCATCGGTGAGATCTTCATGCGCGGCAACACCGTGATGAAGGGCTACCTGAAGAACCCGACCGCTACGGCCGAAGCGTTCGAAGGCGGCTGGTTCCACACCGGTGACCTGGCGGTGTGTCATCCCAACGGTTACGTAGAGATCAAGGACCGACTCAAGGACATCATCATTTCCGGTGGCGAGAACATTTCCACCATCGAACTGGAAGGTGTGCTCTATCGCCATCCAGCCGTCATGGAAGCGGCCGTCGTCGCCCGTCCCGATGAGAAGTGGGGCGAAACGCCCTGCGCCTTTATCACGTTGAAGGCAGACCACCAGGACGTTCGCGAGGCCGACATCATCAGTTTCTGCCGCGAACACCTGGCCGGCTTCAAAGTCCCGCGCACGGTGGTTTTCACCCTGCTGCCGAAGACTTCAACCGGCAAGATCCAGAAGTACGTTCTGCGCGACAGGGCCAAAGCGCTCTAA
- a CDS encoding DUF485 domain-containing protein: MIDIHSTDTQRCERIRSNPKFLQLVSSRSRLAWSLSAAVLGTYYAFMLVVAFAPQWLHAPLAEHRMLTLGMPVGAAIIIFSWLLTGWYVYSANTRFDALGAAILEESK; this comes from the coding sequence ATGATCGACATCCATTCAACCGATACCCAACGCTGTGAACGCATTCGGTCCAATCCGAAATTCCTTCAATTGGTGAGCAGCCGTTCGCGTCTGGCCTGGTCGCTGAGTGCTGCGGTGCTGGGCACTTACTACGCGTTCATGCTGGTGGTGGCGTTTGCCCCGCAGTGGCTGCATGCGCCGCTCGCCGAGCATCGGATGTTGACCCTGGGCATGCCGGTTGGCGCGGCGATCATCATTTTTTCCTGGCTACTGACCGGTTGGTACGTCTACAGCGCCAACACGCGTTTCGATGCACTGGGCGCCGCCATTCTCGAGGAGAGCAAGTAA
- a CDS encoding cation acetate symporter, which translates to MNLLRKLLLAAAGLLPASVVLAAPALGAVEKQPLNLHAIGMFFVFVLGTLAITWWAARQTKSTSDFYTAGGGITGFQNGLAIAGDYMSAATLLGLSSLVFAKGYDGFIYTIGFFVGWPIITFLMAERLRNLGRYTFADIVSYRLDQNKVRIFAAFGSLTVVCCYLIVQMVGAGQLIKLLFGLDYPVAVVIVGALMLVYVIFGGMIATTWVQIIKAVLLLAGGTTLALMAMSQFGFSYETLATKAVEAHASGWNIMGPGSMLADPINTASMSLGLVFGIAGLPHILMRFFTVPNAKEARKSVFYATGFIGFFFLVVCTLGFAAMVIIGTDPQYYVNGEVGGALIGGGNMVAMHLAKAVGGNLFFGFLSAVAFATILAVVSGLALAGASAISHDLYATVFKKGKASQKQEMRVTRMATVGLGIIAILLGILFEKMNVAFLVGLTFGIAASTNFPVLIMAMYWKGLTTKGAIIGGFAGLICALVLVILSPAVWVTVLGHAHAIFPYDHPALFSMPLAFFVIVVVSKLDRSVRADKERDAYADQFVRAQTGLGAASASAH; encoded by the coding sequence ATGAACCTGCTCCGTAAACTTCTCCTCGCCGCTGCCGGGCTGTTGCCGGCCTCCGTTGTGCTGGCTGCGCCCGCGCTGGGTGCGGTGGAAAAACAACCGCTCAACCTGCATGCGATCGGCATGTTCTTCGTCTTCGTGCTGGGCACGCTGGCCATCACCTGGTGGGCCGCGCGGCAAACCAAATCCACGTCTGACTTCTACACCGCGGGCGGTGGCATCACAGGGTTCCAGAACGGTCTGGCGATTGCCGGCGACTACATGTCCGCCGCCACGCTGCTGGGGCTGTCCAGTCTGGTGTTCGCCAAGGGCTACGATGGCTTCATCTATACCATCGGGTTCTTCGTCGGCTGGCCGATCATCACTTTCCTGATGGCCGAGCGTCTGCGCAACCTGGGGCGCTATACCTTTGCCGACATCGTGTCCTATCGACTGGACCAGAACAAAGTGCGGATCTTCGCCGCCTTCGGTTCGCTGACGGTGGTGTGCTGCTACCTGATCGTGCAGATGGTCGGTGCCGGTCAGTTGATCAAACTGCTATTCGGTCTCGACTACCCGGTAGCCGTGGTGATCGTCGGTGCACTGATGCTGGTGTATGTGATTTTCGGCGGCATGATCGCCACCACCTGGGTGCAAATCATCAAGGCTGTGTTGTTGCTTGCCGGCGGCACGACCCTGGCGTTGATGGCGATGTCGCAATTCGGGTTCAGCTACGAAACCCTGGCCACCAAAGCCGTCGAAGCCCATGCCAGCGGCTGGAACATCATGGGCCCCGGCTCAATGCTCGCCGACCCGATCAACACCGCTTCGATGTCGCTGGGCCTGGTGTTCGGGATTGCCGGCCTGCCGCACATTCTGATGCGTTTCTTCACCGTGCCTAACGCCAAGGAAGCGCGTAAGTCGGTGTTCTACGCGACGGGCTTCATCGGTTTCTTCTTCCTTGTTGTCTGCACCCTGGGCTTTGCTGCGATGGTGATCATCGGCACCGACCCGCAGTACTACGTTAATGGTGAAGTCGGCGGCGCCTTGATTGGCGGCGGCAACATGGTCGCCATGCACCTGGCCAAAGCGGTCGGTGGCAACCTGTTTTTTGGTTTCCTCTCGGCCGTGGCCTTCGCCACCATTCTGGCGGTGGTCTCCGGGCTGGCCCTGGCCGGTGCCTCGGCGATATCCCACGATCTCTACGCCACGGTGTTCAAGAAGGGCAAAGCCAGTCAGAAACAGGAAATGCGCGTGACCCGCATGGCCACCGTGGGCCTTGGCATCATCGCGATTCTGCTGGGCATTCTGTTCGAGAAGATGAACGTCGCGTTCCTGGTGGGCCTGACCTTCGGCATCGCTGCATCGACCAACTTCCCGGTGCTGATCATGGCCATGTACTGGAAAGGCTTGACCACCAAAGGCGCGATCATCGGGGGTTTTGCCGGCCTGATCTGTGCGCTGGTGCTGGTGATCCTCTCGCCTGCCGTCTGGGTCACCGTGCTCGGCCATGCTCACGCGATCTTCCCGTACGACCACCCGGCGCTGTTCTCCATGCCGCTGGCGTTCTTTGTGATCGTCGTGGTGTCAAAACTCGACCGCAGCGTGCGGGCCGACAAGGAGCGTGACGCTTACGCCGACCAGTTCGTTCGCGCCCAGACCGGCCTCGGTGCCGCCAGCGCTTCTGCTCATTGA
- a CDS encoding acyl-CoA dehydrogenase C-terminal domain-containing protein, with product MPEFNAPLRDMRFVLHEVFDAPALWARLPALADSVDAATADAILEEAAKVTSHLIAPLNRSGDEEGAQWVDGQVSTPIGFKQAYATYIEGGWVGLSGNADFGGMGMPKMLAVQFEEMLYGANSSFALYSALSSGACLALDAHASDTLKNLYLPPMYEGRWAGSMCLTEAHAGTDLGIIRTRAEPQVDGSFSITGSKIFITGGDQDLTENIVHLVLAKLPDAPAGPKGISLFVVPKVLVNADGSIGDANAVSCGSIEHKMGIKASATCVMNFDGASGWLVGEANKGLAAMFTMMNYERLSIGIQGIGCAEASYQSAVAYARERVQSRAPSGAIAPDKVADPIIVHPDVRRMLLSMKAMTEGGRAFASYVGQQLDLAKFSDDAKERDSAQTLVALLTPVAKAFFTDTGLESCINGQQVFGGHGYIREWGQEQLVRDVRIAQIYEGTNGIQALDLLGRKVLADKGFALRQFTAEIRHFAHQPDAPYSAQLFDAVQRLEDLSDWLQDQAATNRNEVGAASVEYLHLFGYVAYAWLWARMAQVAKQKLHEDEGFYGAKIATADFYIHRLLPRILSLEQSIRAGSASLFGLSAEQF from the coding sequence ATGCCCGAATTCAACGCCCCGCTGCGCGACATGCGCTTTGTGCTGCATGAAGTGTTCGACGCCCCGGCCCTGTGGGCGCGCCTGCCAGCTCTGGCCGACAGTGTCGATGCCGCCACCGCTGACGCCATTCTTGAGGAGGCGGCCAAAGTCACCTCTCACCTGATTGCGCCATTGAATCGCAGCGGCGACGAGGAAGGCGCCCAGTGGGTCGATGGCCAGGTCAGCACGCCAATCGGTTTCAAACAGGCTTATGCCACCTACATCGAAGGCGGCTGGGTGGGTCTTTCCGGTAACGCCGATTTCGGCGGCATGGGCATGCCGAAGATGCTCGCCGTGCAGTTCGAAGAAATGCTCTACGGCGCCAACTCAAGCTTTGCACTCTATTCAGCGTTGAGTTCCGGTGCCTGCCTGGCACTGGATGCCCACGCCAGCGACACCCTGAAAAACCTCTACCTGCCGCCGATGTACGAAGGCCGCTGGGCCGGTTCCATGTGCCTGACCGAAGCCCACGCCGGCACCGATCTAGGGATCATCCGCACCCGCGCCGAACCACAGGTCGACGGCAGCTTCAGCATCACCGGCAGCAAGATTTTCATCACCGGTGGCGATCAGGACCTGACCGAAAACATTGTCCATCTGGTGCTGGCCAAACTGCCGGACGCACCGGCGGGGCCGAAAGGCATCTCGCTGTTCGTCGTGCCCAAAGTACTGGTCAATGCCGACGGTTCCATCGGCGATGCCAACGCCGTGAGTTGCGGTTCCATCGAACACAAGATGGGCATCAAAGCCTCGGCCACCTGCGTGATGAACTTCGACGGCGCCAGCGGTTGGTTGGTCGGCGAAGCCAACAAAGGCTTGGCAGCGATGTTCACCATGATGAACTACGAGCGCTTGTCCATCGGCATTCAGGGCATTGGCTGCGCCGAAGCGTCCTATCAGAGCGCCGTCGCTTATGCCCGCGAACGTGTGCAGAGCCGCGCGCCGAGCGGTGCCATCGCCCCGGACAAAGTGGCCGACCCGATCATCGTCCACCCCGATGTGCGCCGCATGCTGCTGAGCATGAAAGCCATGACTGAAGGTGGCCGCGCGTTTGCCAGTTACGTCGGGCAGCAACTGGACCTGGCGAAGTTTTCCGATGACGCCAAGGAACGCGACAGCGCGCAAACCCTGGTCGCGCTGCTCACGCCGGTAGCCAAGGCGTTTTTCACCGACACCGGCCTCGAAAGCTGCATCAACGGCCAGCAAGTGTTTGGTGGCCATGGCTACATCCGCGAGTGGGGCCAGGAACAATTGGTCCGTGACGTGCGCATCGCGCAGATCTACGAAGGCACCAACGGCATTCAGGCTCTGGACCTGCTCGGACGCAAAGTGCTCGCCGACAAGGGCTTCGCGCTGCGCCAGTTCACCGCTGAGATCCGTCATTTCGCCCATCAGCCTGACGCGCCCTACTCCGCTCAACTGTTCGATGCCGTGCAGCGTCTGGAAGACCTGAGCGACTGGCTGCAGGATCAAGCCGCGACCAATCGCAACGAAGTCGGCGCCGCGTCGGTGGAGTATTTGCACTTGTTCGGTTACGTCGCCTACGCCTGGCTTTGGGCGCGCATGGCACAGGTTGCCAAGCAAAAGCTGCACGAAGACGAAGGGTTTTATGGCGCGAAAATCGCCACCGCCGACTTCTATATCCACCGCCTGCTGCCGCGCATTTTGAGTCTGGAGCAATCCATCCGCGCGGGCAGTGCCTCCTTGTTTGGCCTGAGCGCCGAACAGTTCTAA
- a CDS encoding OprD family porin, with the protein MDRNTRTLATRLLLAGGVISLSAPAAADFVKDSKASLELRNFYFNRDYRQDNAAQSKQEEWAQGFLLRYESGFTDGWIGVGFDAIGLVGVKLDSSPDRAGSGLLKRHRDTSKGAQDEYGELGLTAKVRASKSTLKLGTLLPKLPTLLANDSRLLPQTFKGGQLTSLELEGLTVDAGRLTQVNQRDSSDYEDMGITRTGAKGIITRHVDTDSFDFASLNYKWTSNLATGYSYGHLDNFYSQHLVNLTYVLPVTTGQSLKTDLRFARSTDDGGSNVDNNAIGAMFTYNLGGHALGLGYQGMSGDTGYAYVNGTDAFLVNFVQIGDFASKDEKSWQARYDYNFAAIGIPGLTFMTRYLTGDNIDLGGNRPEGKEWERDTDIGYVVQSGPLKNVGVKWRNATVRSTNFGSDLDENRLIVSYTLPIW; encoded by the coding sequence ATGGACCGCAACACCCGCACCCTCGCTACCCGACTGTTGCTGGCCGGCGGCGTCATCAGCCTCTCGGCCCCCGCCGCCGCTGACTTCGTCAAAGACAGCAAGGCCAGCCTTGAGCTGCGCAACTTCTATTTCAACCGTGACTATCGCCAGGACAACGCCGCCCAATCCAAACAAGAGGAATGGGCCCAGGGTTTCCTGCTGCGCTATGAATCGGGATTCACCGACGGTTGGATCGGTGTCGGTTTCGATGCCATCGGACTGGTCGGCGTCAAGCTCGATTCCAGCCCGGATCGCGCAGGCTCCGGCCTGCTCAAACGCCACCGCGACACGAGCAAAGGTGCGCAGGACGAGTACGGCGAACTGGGCCTGACCGCCAAAGTACGTGCCTCAAAAAGCACGCTGAAACTCGGCACGCTGTTGCCGAAACTGCCCACGTTACTGGCCAACGATTCACGGCTGTTGCCACAAACCTTCAAGGGCGGTCAGTTGACGTCGCTGGAGCTCGAAGGCCTGACCGTGGATGCCGGGCGACTGACGCAGGTCAATCAGCGCGACTCCTCGGACTACGAGGACATGGGCATCACCCGAACCGGTGCCAAGGGCATCATCACGCGTCATGTCGACACCGACAGCTTCGATTTCGCCAGCCTGAACTACAAATGGACCAGCAACCTCGCCACCGGCTATAGCTATGGTCACCTCGACAACTTCTACAGCCAGCACTTGGTGAACCTGACCTACGTGCTGCCCGTCACGACGGGCCAGTCGCTGAAGACGGATCTGCGCTTCGCCCGCTCCACAGACGACGGCGGCAGTAATGTCGATAACAATGCCATTGGCGCGATGTTCACCTACAACCTCGGCGGGCATGCGTTGGGCCTGGGTTATCAAGGCATGAGCGGCGACACCGGCTACGCCTACGTCAACGGCACCGATGCCTTCCTGGTGAACTTCGTGCAGATCGGCGACTTCGCCAGCAAGGACGAAAAGTCCTGGCAGGCGCGCTACGACTACAACTTTGCGGCCATCGGCATTCCGGGCCTGACCTTCATGACCCGCTACCTCACCGGCGACAACATCGATCTGGGCGGCAACCGCCCGGAAGGCAAGGAATGGGAACGTGATACCGACATCGGCTATGTCGTGCAGAGCGGGC